The Gemmatimonadota bacterium region CCGGAAGATTCACGTCCCGAATTGTCAATGCCTGGTTCAGTGCCGTTAGAATCAATCGCAACCGTTTGGCTTGAGCAGGTTGAATGCCGGAAGTGTTTCCCGTTCTAAAAAATAGTTCTAAACCTTTATGCCGAAATTTCTCAATCATTTGTAATGTAACCTGTAACGTGTCAGGTGTCAAATCATATATAGGCGATGAACGATTACCATGCAATTTTCATGCCACTTGCAAAAAGCTTAAAATTACGGCATTTTTAACTCCTGTACAAAGATAGGCTGAACATGCCGTTCAATTCCAACGCTTCAGTCTGTAAATTCTGTTCACGGATAGATTAACTATGAAAAAGAACGCGGTTGTCTTACTCAGTGGTGGTTTGGATTCTACTACAACGCTGGCCATTGCGACAGACAAAGGGTACGCGTGTTATGCGCTCACTTTTTGTTATGGGCAACGACACGAAACTGAACTCGAATGTGCGAAAAAAATTGCCGCTCATTTTGGCGTGCGAGATCACGTTATTGCCAATATTGATTCGCGTGCTTTTGGTGGTTCGGCACTAACCGACGATATCGATGTGCCCAAAAATCGAGACGAGAGCGAAATGTCCGACGGTATCCCGGTCACTTATGTCCCCGCTCGCAATACGATTTTTCTTTCTTACGCGCTTGCAATGGCTGAATCTCTCGATATCCGCGATATTTTTATTGGCGTCAATGCCATAGATTATAGCGGTTATCCCGATTGCCGCCCCGAATATATTGCCGCCTTTCAGGCTATGGCGAATCTCGCCACCAAAGCCGGTGTTGAAGGGGATACATTCACGATCCACACGCCGCTTATTGATCTGACCAAAGTTGAGATTATCAAACGGGGATTAGAACTCGGTGTTGATTACGCTATGACCTGTACCTGTTACGATCCCGATACAGAAGGTCGCGCGTGCGGGCAGTGCGACGCCTGCTTGTTGCGCTTGCAGGGTTTTGCTCAGAATGGTATGAAAGATCCGGTGGCTTATCGGTAGGAGGTGGTTTTTCATTGCCGCAATGTACGCTTGCTAAATTTATGCGGATTTACGATCTTACAAAGTAGTTATCTCATTCACCTTCAAAGAATTGTGTTTATGCCTCCTCTTTCTCTCGATCAACTCATTGCCGATTATTGCGATCAAAACGCACACTCGCAACGTCTTTTTAAACGCGCACAAGAAGTTTTGCCCGGTGGCAATACGCGCACCGGTGTTTTTGTCAATCCCTTCCCAATTTACGCTGACCGGGGTGAGGGTGTTTATATCGATGATGTCGATGGCAACCGCCGTCTCGACTTCGTCAACAACGCCACCGCCCTCATTCTTGGTCACGCTCATCCCGCTGTGGGCGATGCTCTGCGCGAGCGCATCAGTAGTGGCACGGCCTTTTTTGGTCCTACCCAACTCGAAATCGAATGGGCAGAACTCCTGCGCGAGCGCGTTCCTTCTCTCGAACATCTGCGCTTTTGTAGTTCTGGTACCGAGTCTGTAGGCAATGCGCTGCGCGTTGCTCGCGCTTTTACGGGGCGTCAAAAAATTGCCAAATTTGAAGGTGCGTATCACGGTATTGACGATCCGGCTCTCATAAGCTATGTGCCTCCTGTTACTCCCGACCTCGGTCCTGAAGACGCGCCTCATTCGGTGCTTTCTTCTGCCGGTCTTGCACCCGCAACGGCTGAAAATGTCCTCGTTTTGCCCTTTAACAATGCAC contains the following coding sequences:
- the queC gene encoding 7-cyano-7-deazaguanine synthase QueC produces the protein MKKNAVVLLSGGLDSTTTLAIATDKGYACYALTFCYGQRHETELECAKKIAAHFGVRDHVIANIDSRAFGGSALTDDIDVPKNRDESEMSDGIPVTYVPARNTIFLSYALAMAESLDIRDIFIGVNAIDYSGYPDCRPEYIAAFQAMANLATKAGVEGDTFTIHTPLIDLTKVEIIKRGLELGVDYAMTCTCYDPDTEGRACGQCDACLLRLQGFAQNGMKDPVAYR
- a CDS encoding type II toxin-antitoxin system RelE/ParE family toxin codes for the protein MIEKFRHKGLELFFRTGNTSGIQPAQAKRLRLILTALNQALTIRDVNLPGLRLHPLRGRRKGFWAVSVSGNWRVVFRIEDGVVFDVDLVDYH